In Aquimarina spinulae, a single window of DNA contains:
- a CDS encoding DUF58 domain-containing protein encodes MDIQKEINKTGGFTNLELLAKQVVEGFISGMHKSPFHGFSAEFAEHKVYNNGESTKHIDWKLFAKTDKLFTKRYEEETNLRCHIIIDNSSSMHYPYVKEHHLGSLNKISFSILATACLMNILKKQRDAIGLSIYSDEYDYYAPEKGSERHHQMLLNQLNHTIASTSKSKNTDTFKFLHLIAEKIHRRSLIFLFTDMLQATSNPEKLFEALRHLKYNKHEVILFHTFDSEKELNFDFSNRPTRYVDVETGDHINLYADNIKDNYQKAVSSYFYDLKMKCAQYGIKYVEADTTKDFDKILTTYFVERQKFT; translated from the coding sequence ATGGACATTCAAAAAGAGATTAATAAAACTGGAGGGTTTACTAACCTGGAGCTACTTGCCAAACAAGTCGTAGAAGGTTTTATCTCTGGTATGCATAAGAGTCCTTTTCATGGTTTTTCTGCAGAGTTTGCAGAACATAAAGTGTATAATAACGGAGAAAGCACTAAACACATAGACTGGAAACTTTTTGCCAAAACAGATAAACTATTTACCAAACGGTACGAAGAAGAAACAAATCTAAGATGTCATATTATTATCGACAATTCTTCTTCTATGCATTATCCTTATGTAAAGGAGCATCACTTGGGCTCATTAAACAAAATTAGTTTTTCGATATTAGCAACGGCCTGTTTGATGAATATTCTTAAAAAACAACGTGATGCTATTGGATTAAGCATTTATAGTGATGAATATGATTATTATGCTCCAGAAAAAGGTAGTGAGAGACATCATCAAATGCTACTTAACCAATTAAATCATACTATAGCGAGTACATCCAAAAGTAAAAATACAGATACGTTTAAGTTTCTACACCTGATTGCCGAAAAAATACATCGTCGATCATTGATTTTTTTGTTCACAGATATGCTACAGGCTACCTCTAATCCCGAAAAATTATTTGAAGCCCTTAGACATCTTAAATACAACAAACATGAGGTTATTCTTTTTCATACATTTGATAGCGAGAAAGAATTAAATTTTGATTTTAGCAACCGACCTACTCGATATGTAGATGTAGAAACAGGTGATCATATTAACCTATATGCAGATAATATAAAAGACAATTATCAAAAAGCAGTATCTTCTTATTTTTATGATCTAAAAATGAAATGTGCACAATATGGTATAAAATATGTTGAGGCTGATACCACCAAAGATTTCGATAAAATATTAACCACTTATTTTGTTGAAAGACAGAAATTTACATAA
- the rimM gene encoding ribosome maturation factor RimM (Essential for efficient processing of 16S rRNA), producing the protein MKKEECFYLGKIVSKFSFRGEVLVKLDTDEPESYTKMESVFVNYNNNLVPFFIEKCSLHKSDLLRIKFEDIDAEEDADDLMKAELYLPLTLLPKLEGTQFYYHEIIGFTIIDTVFGEVGVIKAINDTTAQALFEVDRNGVEILIPMNDEFIDKIDRESKTITVRTPEGLIDLYL; encoded by the coding sequence ATGAAGAAAGAAGAATGCTTCTATCTAGGTAAAATCGTAAGTAAATTTAGCTTTAGGGGTGAGGTATTGGTTAAATTAGATACCGATGAGCCCGAAAGTTATACGAAAATGGAATCAGTATTTGTTAACTATAACAATAATCTGGTTCCATTTTTTATTGAAAAATGTTCACTCCATAAAAGTGATTTACTACGTATAAAATTTGAGGATATAGATGCTGAAGAAGATGCAGACGATCTCATGAAAGCAGAACTGTACTTACCACTTACATTATTACCAAAACTTGAAGGAACTCAGTTTTATTATCACGAAATAATTGGTTTTACTATTATTGATACTGTTTTTGGAGAAGTAGGAGTCATTAAAGCTATTAATGATACAACCGCTCAGGCTTTATTCGAGGTTGATCGTAATGGTGTCGAGATTCTTATTCCTATGAATGATGAATTTATTGATAAAATTGATAGAGAGTCGAAAACGATTACAGTTCGTACTCCCGAAGGACTCATTGATTTGTACCTTTAA
- the dnaE gene encoding DNA polymerase III subunit alpha: MYLVFDTETTGLPKRWDAPISDTDNWPRCIQIAWQLHDAMGNCIEHQDYLVQPDGFNIPYDAEKIHGISTELATQDGITLQEVLDKFNIALSKTKFVVGQNVGFDVNIMGAEFYRLGLENNLQELPVLDTCTEVTAELCQIPGGRGGKFKLPTLTELHQHLFGTAFGEAHNATADVEATTRCFLELIRKQIFTIEELDVAPDYFQNFVEANPQTIQLIGLKHINLKKASQKIQEALTKKGDSDLSQQEIDDNIAVLDKVDFAHLHNHTQFSVLQSTTSIPDLIKVAAQHKMNAVAMTDHANMMGAFHFVQGVSNHNKAVKAANAEAIENEQEPEGIEMKPIVGCEFFVCENHTDKSRKDNGYQIVLLAKNKNGYHNLAKMSSTAFVNGFYYVPRIDKEVIKQYKEDIIVLTGNLYGEVPSKVLNIGEKQAEEALLWWHQEFGDDLYIEIMRHNQEDENRVNQVLVQFAKKHNIKLVASNNTYYCEKEDANAHDILLCVKDGEKQATPIGRGRGYRYGLPNQEYYFKPQEEMKSLFKDLPEAIINIQEVVDKIEPFELARDVLLPAFDIPEEFQSEEDLIDGGKRGENAYLRHITYEGAKIRYNEITPEIDERLDFELKVIEKTGYPGYFLIVEDFIRAARDMGVSVGPGRGSAAGSAVAYCLWITNLDPIKYDLLFERFLNPDRVSMPDIDIDFDDEGRGRVMDYVIEKYGANQVAQIITYGTMAAKSSIRDTARVLDLPLGDADRIAKLIPNMSKLGKIFGVDEAILKKKFRSDELEKVNELLNIAEGSDLEAETLNQARVLEGSVRNTGIHACGVIITPDDITKFVPVALAKDSDMYCTQFDNSVVENAGLLKMDFLGLKTLTLIKDTVKIVKAKHGVELDPENFPLDDEETYALFQRGETVGVFQYESPGMQKYMKELKPTVFADLIAMNALYRPGPLEYIPSFINRKHGTEEIIYDLEACEEYLKETYGITVYQEQVMLLSQKLANFTKGEADVLRKAMGKKQKAVLDKMKPKFIKQASEKGHAEDKLEKIWKDWEAFAAYAFNKSHSTCYAWIAYQTAYLKAHYPAEYMAAVLSNNMNDIKQVTFFMEECKRMKLDVLGPDVNESYRKFSVNKDGAVRFGMGAIKGVGTGAVATIVESRKEDGPYRSIFDLAKRIDLRAANKKAFESLALAGGFDSFSETHRGQYFHEEGDGVTFLEKAVRYGSKFQESENSSQVSLFGESSDVQIPEPIVPPCEEWGTMEKLAREKEVVGIYLSGHPLDDFKYEMKYFCNGTLLNFADLESNINREISFGGVISNVEHRTSKNGKGWATFVIEDYNTAHEFRIFGEEYLKHRPFLVKSTFVYAKAFIKEGWVNRDTGKKGDPRIQFNSFQLLHDVMETYARKLTIQMDINELSDSRIDNLKELLTEHSGNHTLNFVIYEMAEQLKLHMPSRKQKVNISQELLVALEDESIYYKLN; encoded by the coding sequence ATGTACTTAGTCTTTGATACTGAAACCACAGGTTTACCCAAACGATGGGATGCCCCTATTAGCGATACCGATAACTGGCCAAGATGTATACAAATCGCATGGCAGTTACACGACGCTATGGGAAACTGTATCGAACATCAAGATTACCTGGTACAACCTGATGGGTTTAATATCCCATATGATGCAGAAAAAATTCATGGTATTTCGACTGAGTTAGCAACACAAGACGGGATTACACTACAAGAAGTATTAGATAAATTTAATATCGCCCTATCCAAAACCAAATTTGTTGTCGGACAAAATGTTGGATTTGATGTTAATATTATGGGCGCAGAATTCTACCGCCTTGGCCTAGAAAATAATTTACAGGAGCTTCCTGTTTTGGATACTTGTACCGAAGTCACGGCAGAATTATGCCAAATCCCAGGAGGTCGTGGAGGAAAATTTAAACTCCCTACACTTACAGAACTTCATCAGCACCTATTTGGTACCGCTTTTGGCGAAGCACATAACGCTACTGCCGATGTAGAAGCTACTACCCGATGTTTTCTTGAATTGATTCGTAAACAAATTTTTACCATTGAAGAACTTGATGTAGCACCAGATTATTTTCAAAATTTCGTAGAGGCTAATCCTCAAACGATTCAGCTAATAGGTTTAAAACACATAAATCTCAAAAAGGCTTCTCAAAAAATCCAGGAAGCTCTTACAAAAAAAGGAGATTCTGACTTATCTCAACAAGAGATCGATGATAATATTGCTGTTCTGGATAAAGTTGACTTTGCCCATCTGCATAATCATACTCAGTTCTCGGTATTACAATCAACAACCAGTATCCCTGATTTAATAAAAGTGGCTGCACAACATAAGATGAATGCTGTCGCCATGACAGACCATGCCAATATGATGGGAGCTTTTCATTTTGTTCAGGGGGTCTCTAATCACAATAAAGCTGTAAAAGCAGCTAATGCTGAAGCAATAGAAAATGAACAAGAACCCGAAGGGATAGAAATGAAGCCTATCGTAGGCTGTGAATTCTTTGTTTGCGAAAATCACACAGATAAATCCAGAAAAGATAACGGATATCAAATAGTACTGTTAGCCAAAAACAAAAACGGGTATCACAATCTGGCCAAAATGTCTTCTACCGCTTTTGTTAATGGATTTTATTATGTTCCCAGGATTGACAAAGAAGTCATTAAACAATACAAAGAAGATATTATTGTTCTTACCGGAAACTTGTATGGTGAAGTTCCTAGTAAAGTGCTCAATATTGGAGAAAAACAAGCTGAAGAAGCATTACTATGGTGGCATCAGGAATTCGGAGATGATCTCTATATCGAGATTATGCGGCATAACCAAGAAGATGAAAATAGAGTAAACCAGGTATTGGTTCAATTTGCAAAAAAACACAACATTAAACTCGTTGCCTCTAACAACACATATTACTGCGAAAAAGAAGATGCTAATGCCCATGATATTCTTTTATGTGTAAAAGACGGAGAAAAACAAGCCACCCCTATTGGTCGTGGCAGGGGGTATCGATACGGGTTACCCAATCAAGAATACTATTTTAAGCCTCAGGAAGAGATGAAAAGTCTTTTTAAAGACTTACCTGAAGCCATCATAAACATTCAGGAAGTTGTAGATAAAATAGAACCTTTTGAGCTTGCCAGAGATGTATTGTTACCAGCTTTTGATATCCCAGAAGAGTTTCAATCTGAAGAAGATTTAATCGATGGCGGCAAACGAGGGGAAAATGCATATCTACGACATATCACCTATGAGGGTGCGAAGATTCGTTACAATGAAATTACCCCTGAAATAGATGAACGTCTGGATTTTGAATTAAAAGTAATCGAAAAAACCGGATATCCGGGATATTTCCTGATTGTAGAAGACTTTATTCGTGCCGCCCGGGATATGGGAGTCTCTGTAGGGCCTGGTCGTGGATCGGCAGCAGGGTCGGCAGTAGCTTATTGTCTGTGGATCACTAATCTCGACCCTATTAAATACGACTTACTTTTTGAGCGTTTCTTAAATCCAGATCGTGTAAGTATGCCCGATATTGATATTGATTTTGATGATGAAGGTCGAGGTCGTGTTATGGATTATGTAATCGAAAAATACGGCGCAAATCAGGTAGCACAGATCATTACTTATGGTACAATGGCAGCAAAATCCTCTATACGAGATACTGCACGAGTACTAGACCTTCCTCTTGGTGATGCAGATCGCATTGCAAAGCTTATTCCTAACATGTCGAAACTCGGAAAGATTTTTGGTGTGGACGAGGCTATATTAAAGAAAAAATTTAGAAGTGATGAGTTAGAAAAAGTTAACGAACTCCTTAATATTGCCGAAGGTAGTGACCTTGAAGCAGAAACACTTAACCAGGCCAGAGTATTAGAAGGCTCTGTTAGAAACACGGGAATTCATGCCTGCGGTGTTATTATCACACCAGACGACATTACCAAATTTGTCCCTGTAGCATTAGCTAAGGATTCTGATATGTACTGCACACAGTTTGATAACTCTGTGGTAGAAAACGCAGGGTTACTAAAAATGGATTTCCTGGGGTTAAAAACACTAACCCTGATTAAGGACACCGTTAAGATTGTAAAAGCAAAGCATGGAGTAGAATTAGATCCCGAAAATTTCCCTCTTGACGACGAAGAAACCTATGCTCTTTTCCAAAGAGGAGAAACTGTTGGGGTGTTCCAATATGAATCTCCCGGGATGCAAAAATACATGAAGGAACTTAAGCCTACTGTTTTTGCCGATCTTATTGCAATGAATGCCTTGTATCGCCCTGGACCATTAGAATATATACCTAGTTTTATCAATAGAAAACACGGTACAGAAGAAATCATTTATGACCTCGAAGCTTGCGAAGAGTACTTAAAAGAAACTTACGGAATTACAGTATATCAAGAGCAGGTGATGTTGCTTTCGCAAAAGCTGGCAAATTTCACCAAAGGTGAAGCCGATGTACTTCGTAAAGCAATGGGTAAAAAACAAAAAGCCGTACTTGATAAGATGAAGCCTAAGTTTATAAAACAAGCTTCAGAAAAAGGCCATGCAGAAGACAAACTAGAAAAAATATGGAAAGACTGGGAAGCTTTTGCTGCTTACGCATTTAATAAATCTCACTCTACCTGCTATGCCTGGATTGCATACCAGACAGCATATCTTAAAGCACATTATCCTGCAGAATATATGGCTGCCGTACTGTCTAATAACATGAACGATATCAAACAGGTTACTTTCTTTATGGAAGAATGTAAACGCATGAAGCTAGATGTTCTTGGACCCGATGTAAATGAATCCTACCGTAAATTTTCGGTAAACAAAGATGGGGCCGTTCGTTTTGGAATGGGAGCCATTAAAGGAGTAGGAACTGGCGCTGTAGCCACCATAGTAGAAAGCCGAAAAGAAGATGGACCATACAGATCAATCTTTGACCTAGCTAAACGTATCGATCTTAGAGCAGCTAACAAAAAAGCATTTGAAAGCTTAGCTTTGGCAGGAGGTTTTGATTCCTTTTCTGAAACCCATAGAGGACAATATTTTCATGAAGAAGGAGATGGCGTCACTTTCTTAGAAAAAGCAGTACGATATGGATCCAAATTTCAGGAAAGTGAAAATTCTTCGCAAGTTAGTTTATTTGGAGAATCGAGCGATGTACAAATCCCAGAACCCATTGTACCGCCCTGTGAAGAATGGGGAACAATGGAAAAACTAGCCCGTGAAAAAGAAGTAGTAGGAATATATCTCTCTGGTCATCCGCTAGATGATTTTAAATATGAAATGAAATATTTCTGTAATGGTACCTTGCTTAATTTTGCAGATCTCGAAAGCAACATTAATCGTGAAATTTCTTTTGGAGGAGTGATTTCTAACGTAGAACATCGCACATCTAAAAACGGTAAAGGCTGGGCTACATTTGTGATAGAAGATTATAATACAGCCCATGAATTCAGAATTTTTGGTGAAGAGTATTTAAAACACCGTCCTTTCCTGGTCAAAAGTACATTTGTATACGCCAAAGCTTTTATTAAAGAAGGTTGGGTAAATCGTGATACAGGTAAAAAAGGGGATCCCAGGATACAGTTTAATAGTTTCCAACTACTACACGATGTGATGGAAACCTACGCAAGAAAGCTTACAATTCAAATGGATATTAATGAACTTTCTGATTCTAGAATAGACAACCTAAAAGAATTACTAACAGAGCATTCTGGAAATCACACACTTAATTTTGTAATCTACGAAATGGCCGAGCAATTAAAACTGCACATGCCTAGTCGAAAACAAAAAGTAAACATTTCTCAAGAATTACTCGTAGCTCTTGAAGATGAATCTATCTATTATAAGTTAAATTAA
- a CDS encoding WG repeat-containing protein: protein MKELFRLDAIPITSLGARFYQKDKTFYHLNLSKKKLDSLSAFNIFEAKNGIGFIQQDSDTPYVMVNAENEQLSDLFFTNIYALDNTYVHAQGVNKMNYIIDTIGNVKTLPNIEEVIILSEGRLLSVSKDNRMGFLDTSGKTIIPFDYKKAKAFSEGLAVVQNQEGFYGYIDKKGTIQLPFKYQSADSFQNGIAIIRFDHKFHLIDKKGNILATSNSGGYNTNGSGVKKTYLFGKKKYDAYGKLITKDD, encoded by the coding sequence ATGAAAGAGCTTTTTCGATTAGATGCTATTCCTATTACTAGTTTAGGTGCTCGTTTTTATCAAAAAGATAAAACATTTTATCATTTAAACTTATCAAAAAAAAAACTAGATAGCCTTTCGGCCTTTAATATATTTGAGGCTAAAAATGGTATAGGTTTTATACAACAAGATAGCGATACACCTTATGTAATGGTGAATGCTGAAAATGAACAACTGTCGGATCTATTTTTCACCAATATATATGCCCTTGATAATACGTATGTACATGCTCAAGGGGTAAATAAAATGAATTATATTATTGATACTATTGGAAATGTAAAAACCTTACCAAACATTGAAGAAGTTATAATATTGTCTGAAGGGAGACTACTTTCTGTATCAAAGGATAATCGGATGGGGTTTTTGGATACTTCTGGCAAGACGATAATCCCTTTTGATTATAAAAAAGCGAAAGCTTTTTCTGAGGGTCTGGCTGTGGTTCAAAATCAGGAAGGATTCTATGGGTATATTGACAAAAAAGGAACAATACAACTTCCTTTTAAGTATCAAAGTGCAGATTCTTTTCAAAATGGTATTGCCATAATTCGATTTGATCATAAATTCCATCTTATTGATAAAAAAGGTAACATATTGGCAACATCAAATAGTGGAGGGTATAATACTAATGGATCAGGAGTTAAAAAAACATATCTATTTGGAAAGAAAAAATATGACGCTTATGGAAAATTAATAACTAAAGATGATTAG
- the trxA gene encoding thioredoxin, translating into MALEITDATFDEVVLKSDKPVLVDFWAAWCGPCRMVGPIIEQISEEYNGKAVVGKVDVDANQEFAAKYGVRNIPTVLVFQNGEVVGRQVGVSPKNVYAEALDSLL; encoded by the coding sequence ATGGCACTAGAAATAACAGATGCTACTTTTGACGAGGTAGTACTTAAAAGTGACAAACCTGTATTGGTTGATTTTTGGGCAGCTTGGTGTGGTCCATGTAGAATGGTAGGCCCTATCATCGAACAAATTAGTGAAGAATATAATGGAAAAGCCGTTGTTGGTAAAGTGGATGTTGATGCGAATCAAGAATTTGCTGCAAAATACGGTGTAAGAAATATTCCTACAGTATTGGTTTTTCAAAACGGAGAAGTAGTAGGACGTCAGGTAGGAGTTTCTCCTAAGAATGTATATGCAGAAGCATTAGACTCTCTTTTGTAG
- a CDS encoding GIY-YIG nuclease family protein, whose product MNPIYTVYIIQSLKDDSFYIGYSANIEERMNKHNSGNSRYTSKKIPWKLVYTEEFSSKSDAIKRERFLKKQKNRNFYLKLIQNRN is encoded by the coding sequence ATGAATCCAATATACACAGTCTACATAATTCAGAGTTTGAAAGATGATTCTTTTTATATTGGGTACTCTGCAAATATTGAGGAAAGAATGAACAAACACAATAGTGGAAACAGCAGATATACTTCCAAAAAAATTCCATGGAAATTAGTCTACACCGAAGAATTTTCTTCAAAAAGCGATGCAATCAAAAGAGAACGTTTTCTCAAAAAACAAAAAAATAGAAATTTCTACCTCAAATTAATTCAAAATAGAAATTGA
- a CDS encoding acyl-CoA dehydrogenase family protein, whose translation MKPDLFQAPDYYQIDELLSDEHKMVRDAARSWVKREVSPIIEDFAQRAEFPTQIIKGLAEIGAFGPYIPEEYGGAGLDQISYGLIMQEIERGDSGVRSTSSVQSSLVMYPIWKYGSEEQRKKYLPKLASGEFIGCFGLTEPDHGSNPSGMTTNFKDNGDHYLLNGAKLWISNAPFADIAVVWAKNEEGRIHGLVVERGMEGFTTPETHNKWSLRASATGELIFDNVKVPKENILPGKSGLGAPLGCLDSARYGIAWGAIGAAMDCYDTALRYAKERVQFDKPIGATQLQQKKLAEMITEITKAQLLAWRLGVLRNEGKATSAQISMAKRNNVEMAINIAREARQILGGMGITGEYSIMRHMMNLESVITYEGTHDIHLLITGMDITGMPAFK comes from the coding sequence ATGAAACCAGATTTATTCCAGGCACCAGATTATTACCAAATTGACGAATTATTAAGTGATGAACATAAAATGGTTCGTGATGCTGCTCGTAGTTGGGTAAAACGCGAAGTATCTCCTATTATAGAAGATTTTGCACAGCGAGCAGAATTCCCTACACAGATTATTAAAGGACTTGCAGAGATAGGAGCATTTGGGCCTTATATACCCGAAGAGTATGGTGGTGCTGGATTAGATCAGATTAGCTATGGTTTGATTATGCAGGAGATAGAGCGAGGAGATTCTGGAGTACGATCTACATCTTCTGTACAATCTTCATTGGTGATGTATCCAATTTGGAAATACGGCTCTGAAGAACAACGAAAAAAGTATTTACCTAAGCTGGCATCTGGAGAATTTATTGGATGTTTTGGTCTTACAGAACCAGATCATGGATCAAACCCTAGTGGGATGACTACTAATTTTAAAGATAATGGAGATCATTACTTGCTTAATGGTGCTAAACTTTGGATTTCTAATGCACCTTTTGCTGATATTGCAGTGGTTTGGGCAAAAAATGAAGAAGGAAGAATCCATGGCCTTGTAGTAGAACGTGGTATGGAAGGATTTACAACTCCAGAGACACATAATAAATGGTCGCTTCGTGCATCTGCAACAGGAGAGTTAATCTTTGATAATGTAAAAGTGCCAAAAGAAAATATATTACCGGGTAAAAGTGGTCTTGGTGCACCACTGGGATGTTTGGATTCTGCACGATATGGTATTGCCTGGGGTGCAATTGGTGCGGCTATGGATTGCTATGATACTGCTTTAAGATATGCAAAAGAACGCGTTCAGTTTGATAAACCTATTGGAGCAACCCAATTACAACAAAAGAAACTGGCAGAAATGATTACAGAAATCACCAAAGCACAATTATTAGCATGGCGATTAGGAGTGTTGCGTAATGAGGGTAAAGCTACTAGTGCACAAATCTCTATGGCAAAACGTAATAATGTAGAAATGGCGATTAATATCGCAAGAGAAGCCAGGCAAATTCTTGGTGGAATGGGAATCACTGGTGAGTATAGTATCATGCGTCATATGATGAACCTCGAAAGTGTGATTACCTATGAAGGAACACACGATATACATTTACTAATTACAGGAATGGATATTACCGGAATGCCTGCTTTTAAATAA
- a CDS encoding tRNA1(Val) (adenine(37)-N6)-methyltransferase, with protein sequence MTKPFVFKDFTVHQDRCAMKIGTDGVLLGAWVPINDTVTSILDIGAGTGIIALMTAQRSQAEVIDAIEIDVDAYEQAVENFEASPWGDRLFCYHASFQEFVSEIDDQYDLLISNPPFYAEDYKTSDIKRDMARFEDALPFEHLLIGASKLLSHKGKFAMIIPYKEEIRAIDIAAQVNLFPQKITRVKGTPASEIKRSLLLFGRDQMNFEANELVIETKRHHYTDAYINLTKAFYLKM encoded by the coding sequence ATGACTAAGCCTTTTGTATTTAAAGACTTTACGGTTCATCAAGATCGATGTGCCATGAAAATAGGTACAGATGGAGTCCTGCTTGGAGCCTGGGTTCCTATTAATGATACTGTAACCTCAATTCTTGATATAGGAGCAGGAACAGGAATCATAGCTTTAATGACAGCACAACGTTCTCAGGCAGAAGTGATCGACGCTATAGAAATTGATGTAGATGCTTATGAGCAAGCTGTCGAAAATTTTGAGGCATCGCCCTGGGGAGACAGATTGTTTTGTTATCATGCCTCTTTTCAGGAGTTTGTATCAGAAATTGACGATCAATACGACTTGCTAATCAGTAATCCCCCATTTTATGCAGAGGACTATAAAACGTCGGATATCAAACGAGATATGGCTAGATTCGAAGATGCTCTTCCTTTTGAACATCTTTTAATCGGAGCATCAAAACTGTTATCGCATAAAGGGAAATTTGCAATGATTATCCCATATAAAGAAGAAATACGTGCTATTGATATAGCTGCACAGGTAAATTTGTTTCCGCAAAAAATCACAAGAGTAAAAGGAACACCAGCTTCAGAAATAAAAAGAAGCTTGTTGTTATTTGGTCGGGATCAAATGAATTTTGAAGCTAATGAATTGGTCATAGAAACGAAACGACATCACTATACAGATGCATATATAAACCTTACTAAGGCATTTTATCTAAAAATGTAA
- a CDS encoding 30S ribosomal protein S16, protein MPVKIRLQRHGKKGKPFYWIVAADARSKRDGRFLEKLGTYNPNVNPASIDLDIDGAVKWLQNGAQPTDTAKAILSYKGALLKNHLAGGVRKGALTEEQAEEKYQAWVSEKEGSVDAKKDVLAKAEAAAKAKALEAEKEVNAKREAAAKAEEVEETAAEAEEAATEEVAEAEVTEKASNEEE, encoded by the coding sequence ATGCCTGTTAAAATTAGATTACAGAGACATGGTAAAAAAGGGAAGCCTTTTTACTGGATCGTAGCAGCAGATGCTAGATCAAAAAGAGATGGTAGATTTCTTGAAAAATTAGGAACTTATAATCCTAATGTAAATCCTGCAAGTATTGACTTAGATATTGATGGAGCTGTAAAGTGGTTGCAGAATGGTGCGCAACCAACTGATACTGCAAAAGCTATCTTATCTTATAAAGGAGCATTATTAAAAAATCACCTTGCTGGTGGAGTAAGAAAAGGTGCTTTAACAGAAGAACAAGCTGAAGAAAAATACCAAGCTTGGGTATCTGAAAAAGAAGGATCTGTTGATGCAAAGAAAGATGTATTAGCAAAGGCTGAAGCGGCGGCAAAAGCTAAAGCTTTGGAAGCAGAGAAAGAAGTAAATGCTAAACGTGAAGCTGCAGCAAAAGCTGAAGAAGTTGAAGAAACTGCTGCTGAAGCGGAAGAAGCTGCTACTGAAGAAGTTGCTGAAGCAGAGGTAACAGAAAAAGCTAGCAACGAAGAAGAATAG
- a CDS encoding DUF6252 family protein — MIKKITPLLAVICLFLTSCSTDIEINTPALQAKIDGELFRSSIKKAVIYEDGTLVISGSSGDKSISFTTTSTNIGTYKTALQTISKVSFQKNQTKFISKDGETEGEVSITEIYNNEISGNFHFKDLKDDNGNPVDFNNGWFYRLPLENGTIEEEVTQEINPCLLNASLTALVNNTEMITDNHTAKLFGVDDASILITATNETEEVNIVFMANVAPGTYPLTGSGNYSASYEVNNDKSSALSGTLIITSHDIETKCISGSFEFETRSGSQISQGSFDFGY, encoded by the coding sequence ATGATTAAAAAAATTACCCCTCTATTGGCAGTAATCTGCCTTTTTTTAACTTCATGCTCTACAGATATCGAAATAAACACACCTGCTTTACAAGCAAAAATTGATGGTGAGTTATTTAGATCATCTATTAAAAAAGCTGTTATTTATGAAGATGGTACATTAGTAATATCAGGAAGCTCGGGAGACAAATCGATAAGCTTTACGACTACATCTACTAATATCGGAACGTATAAGACAGCTCTTCAAACTATAAGCAAGGTTAGTTTTCAAAAAAATCAAACAAAATTCATTTCTAAAGACGGAGAAACCGAAGGCGAAGTGTCGATAACAGAAATATATAACAATGAAATTTCTGGTAATTTTCATTTTAAAGACCTTAAAGATGACAATGGTAATCCAGTAGATTTTAATAATGGATGGTTTTATAGATTACCATTAGAAAATGGTACAATTGAAGAAGAGGTAACTCAAGAAATTAACCCTTGTTTGCTTAATGCATCTTTAACTGCCTTGGTGAATAATACAGAAATGATTACTGATAATCATACTGCCAAATTATTTGGTGTAGATGATGCTTCTATTCTCATTACTGCTACCAATGAAACCGAAGAAGTAAATATTGTGTTTATGGCTAATGTAGCACCAGGCACATACCCATTAACCGGATCTGGAAATTATAGTGCTTCTTACGAAGTAAATAATGATAAGTCCTCTGCATTGTCAGGAACTCTTATTATTACGAGTCACGATATCGAAACCAAATGTATTAGTGGAAGTTTTGAATTTGAAACCAGAAGTGGTTCTCAAATATCACAAGGTTCCTTTGATTTTGGTTATTAA